Proteins encoded in a region of the Streptomyces sp. NBC_01471 genome:
- a CDS encoding CapA family protein, whose amino-acid sequence MTRRTNVPFTTRAAATALLALTAVGCSLLNGGGGPGQSGTDESGKGDGPSFTVAAAGDILIHPPLIEQARKDARAEGKQGLDFYRLMAGVQPVISRADLAICHFEPVVGKPNGPFRSFPDFLVPPQITTAVKKIGYDTCSTASNHTLDHGASGVKRTLDALDKAGLKHTGSARSSAEADKPLIMDVKGVKVAQISYAFGFNGREVPADKPWLANQTAFDKIKKAEQRARAAGADVVILSIHWGREHHPEPSSGQIGLARRIARETGIDLVIGHHAHAVQPMEKVDGTWIAYGLGNQVARHEVPSGLTEEGVIGWFEFQKRGGAWKVRARYVPTLVSIPPESDAANPPAADAVQDHRLIDVAAALRDGGKLTAEEKARYRLAFERTEGTMLNRGAAQDGLKPLESLPG is encoded by the coding sequence GTGACCCGACGCACTAACGTTCCCTTCACAACCCGCGCCGCAGCGACGGCCCTCCTCGCACTGACCGCCGTGGGGTGCTCGCTCCTGAACGGGGGCGGCGGTCCGGGCCAGTCGGGTACGGACGAATCGGGCAAGGGCGACGGGCCGTCGTTCACGGTGGCGGCGGCCGGGGACATTCTCATCCATCCGCCCCTGATCGAGCAGGCCCGCAAGGACGCCAGGGCCGAGGGCAAGCAGGGGCTCGACTTCTACCGGCTGATGGCCGGGGTGCAGCCCGTCATCTCCCGGGCCGATCTGGCGATCTGCCACTTCGAGCCGGTGGTGGGCAAGCCCAACGGCCCCTTCCGCAGCTTCCCGGACTTCCTGGTGCCCCCGCAGATCACCACCGCGGTCAAGAAGATCGGGTACGACACCTGCTCCACCGCCTCGAACCACACGCTCGACCACGGCGCTTCCGGTGTGAAGCGCACCCTCGACGCGCTCGACAAGGCCGGGCTGAAGCACACCGGTTCGGCACGCAGCAGCGCGGAGGCCGACAAGCCGCTGATCATGGACGTGAAGGGCGTCAAGGTCGCGCAGATCTCGTACGCCTTCGGGTTCAACGGGCGCGAGGTCCCGGCGGACAAGCCCTGGCTCGCCAACCAGACGGCCTTCGACAAGATCAAGAAGGCCGAGCAGCGCGCCCGTGCAGCCGGCGCCGATGTGGTGATCCTCAGCATCCACTGGGGCCGCGAGCACCACCCCGAGCCGAGTTCGGGGCAGATCGGGCTGGCCCGCCGGATCGCCCGTGAGACCGGTATCGATCTGGTCATCGGCCACCACGCCCATGCCGTCCAGCCGATGGAGAAGGTCGACGGGACCTGGATCGCGTACGGACTCGGCAATCAGGTCGCACGGCACGAGGTGCCGTCCGGGCTGACCGAGGAGGGCGTCATCGGCTGGTTCGAGTTCCAGAAGCGGGGCGGTGCGTGGAAGGTCCGGGCACGCTACGTACCGACGCTCGTCTCCATTCCGCCCGAGTCCGACGCCGCGAACCCGCCGGCCGCCGACGCGGTGCAGGACCACCGGCTCATCGACGTGGCGGCGGCACTGCGCGACGGCGGGAAGCTGACCGCCGAGGAAAAGGCCCGCTACCGGCTGGCGTTCGAGCGCACGGAGGGCACGATGCTCAACCGCGGTGCGGCTCAGGACGGGCTCAAGCCACTGGAGAGTCTGCCCGGCTGA
- a CDS encoding MATE family efflux transporter, translated as MSHDRSVFMTIARTAAPLYVTTLAASAGSLVDTVLLGRHATASLAAFAVAVAVFGPATATVAGALRGVMPFITPHREDPDEPLPLVRSGMWLAFAVGGVCAAVVAAVPLIGGLWGVQPTVLHQLGPLPWLLAASVLLIAVGGSATSVLVALGHSAQVMRSGLVGTAVSVTLSILLVGGPGPLPSRGLTGAGVAMLASSLISTGLNQLALRRRTVLAGRPLRPGRPDPRRVLRLAAVGIPLGGTVLVKFSVLGVLTFAAARISTDAAAVHGVSESLVNVIFTAAVAVGQSTVPLIADYASRQDLRRIRRSVGAGARVALSAVTVLGAALLALRVPVVGLFTTDPSLGHQVRELLPLVLAVVVADALQAVAGFALVGLRRTGPSLVSTVLWFGVLAVLAVPVADTYGLTGLWAALACANLLQAGTKTYSFLRHSRRMVGAGASPVAHTGGGSGSAGRTTAERRG; from the coding sequence GTGAGCCACGACCGCAGCGTGTTCATGACCATCGCGAGGACCGCAGCCCCGCTCTATGTGACGACCCTTGCCGCGTCGGCGGGTTCGCTCGTCGACACGGTACTGCTGGGCCGGCACGCGACCGCCTCGCTGGCCGCGTTCGCGGTGGCGGTGGCGGTCTTCGGGCCCGCCACCGCCACCGTGGCGGGCGCTCTGCGCGGGGTGATGCCGTTCATCACGCCCCACCGTGAGGACCCGGACGAACCGCTGCCCCTGGTCCGGAGCGGGATGTGGCTGGCGTTCGCGGTGGGCGGGGTGTGCGCGGCCGTGGTCGCCGCGGTACCGCTCATCGGCGGACTCTGGGGCGTACAGCCGACCGTGCTCCACCAACTGGGCCCGCTGCCCTGGCTGCTGGCGGCAAGTGTGCTGCTGATCGCCGTCGGCGGATCCGCGACCTCGGTCCTGGTCGCACTGGGCCACTCCGCTCAGGTGATGCGCTCCGGCCTGGTGGGCACCGCCGTATCCGTCACGCTGTCGATCCTGCTGGTCGGCGGCCCGGGCCCGCTGCCGAGCCGGGGGCTGACCGGAGCGGGCGTGGCCATGCTCGCCTCCAGCCTGATCAGCACCGGCCTCAACCAACTGGCCCTGCGCCGGAGGACGGTACTCGCGGGGCGCCCGCTGCGGCCCGGCCGTCCGGACCCCCGGCGGGTGCTGCGGCTGGCCGCGGTGGGTATCCCGCTGGGCGGCACGGTCCTGGTGAAGTTCTCGGTCCTGGGGGTGCTGACGTTCGCCGCGGCCCGGATCAGTACGGATGCGGCGGCCGTGCACGGCGTCTCGGAGTCGCTGGTGAACGTCATCTTCACCGCGGCGGTCGCGGTCGGCCAGTCCACGGTCCCGCTGATCGCCGACTACGCGTCGAGGCAGGATCTCAGGAGGATCCGCCGCAGTGTGGGGGCGGGGGCCCGGGTGGCCCTGAGTGCGGTCACGGTGCTGGGAGCGGCGCTGCTGGCACTGCGTGTTCCCGTGGTGGGCCTGTTCACGACGGATCCCTCCCTCGGCCACCAGGTGAGGGAACTGCTGCCCCTGGTCCTCGCGGTGGTGGTCGCGGACGCACTGCAGGCGGTGGCGGGCTTCGCCCTGGTCGGCCTCAGACGGACGGGCCCGAGCCTGGTGTCAACGGTGCTGTGGTTCGGGGTACTTGCCGTGCTGGCGGTTCCGGTGGCCGACACGTACGGCTTGACCGGCCTGTGGGCGGCGCTTGCGTGTGCGAACCTCCTGCAGGCCGGGACCAAGACGTACTCGTTCCTGCGGCACAGCCGGCGGATGGTGGGGGCGGGCGCGTCCCCCGTAGCCCATACGGGTGGCGGCAGCGGGTCCGCAGGACGCACCACGGCCGAACGGCGAGGCTGA
- a CDS encoding SAVED domain-containing protein: MRSGGRCAICNKYLLGGGMTGRAMRQGELAHIVGQQQTAGSPRGEHDLVERETADNLMLVCADEHDEIDASGSLDIFTVERLRALKRAHQDRIEHVTGLADDRATTVLRMVGRVRGQEVELTRQTAATAVITSGNRFPLFLESYERHGIEIDLRHVAGEMTIDLRDISDEEAGGSPYYRAATAVIDEVIDNQLNRGIARDKVAHLSVFGFARLPLLVYLGSRLDDTVPTDVYQRHRQDESWSWSSTAPVADFTVHLDVDQWPARDAVLMLNLSGTIQPEEVPHQLTGLRRYRISPVGVAAAPDVLRNRASLTHFQEAVRSLFADLETSAKHVRRLHVLSAVPLSAGVSLGRVRDRQVHPALVLYERTPSGYQRALEIP; the protein is encoded by the coding sequence GTGCGTAGTGGTGGAAGATGCGCGATCTGCAACAAGTACCTGCTCGGCGGTGGGATGACGGGGCGCGCCATGCGGCAGGGAGAACTTGCGCACATCGTGGGCCAGCAACAGACCGCAGGCTCCCCGCGGGGTGAACACGACCTAGTGGAGCGCGAAACTGCTGACAACTTGATGCTGGTATGCGCCGACGAGCACGACGAGATCGACGCTTCCGGTAGCCTAGATATATTTACCGTGGAACGGCTGCGCGCACTCAAACGCGCCCACCAGGACCGCATAGAGCATGTCACCGGGCTGGCCGACGACCGGGCGACCACAGTGCTGCGGATGGTGGGCCGGGTGCGTGGCCAGGAAGTCGAGCTGACCCGGCAGACAGCTGCTACCGCGGTGATCACCTCTGGGAACCGGTTCCCGCTATTTCTGGAGTCCTATGAGCGGCACGGCATCGAGATAGACCTGCGCCACGTGGCCGGCGAGATGACGATCGACCTACGTGACATCTCCGACGAGGAGGCTGGAGGCTCGCCTTACTATCGGGCAGCTACCGCCGTCATCGATGAAGTCATCGATAATCAGCTCAACCGCGGCATCGCCCGGGACAAAGTCGCGCACTTAAGCGTCTTCGGCTTCGCCCGGCTACCACTGCTTGTCTATCTCGGATCCCGTCTGGACGACACCGTGCCCACAGACGTCTATCAGCGCCACCGCCAGGACGAGTCTTGGTCCTGGTCTTCCACGGCTCCGGTGGCTGACTTCACGGTCCACCTCGACGTAGACCAATGGCCCGCACGTGACGCGGTGCTCATGCTGAACCTCTCAGGCACGATCCAGCCCGAGGAAGTCCCGCACCAGCTCACCGGACTGCGGCGGTACCGCATCAGCCCTGTCGGCGTTGCCGCCGCGCCAGACGTGCTGCGCAATCGTGCTTCCTTGACACATTTCCAGGAGGCGGTGCGGTCACTTTTCGCGGATCTGGAGACGAGCGCGAAGCACGTGCGGCGCCTACACGTGCTGTCTGCGGTGCCGCTCTCGGCCGGAGTCAGCCTGGGACGGGTGCGCGACAGGCAGGTGCACCCGGCATTGGTGCTCTACGAGCGCACGCCGAGCGGATACCAACGGGCCTTAGAGATTCCCTGA
- a CDS encoding ThiF family adenylyltransferase produces the protein MSAKRGRPTPTDWQKQALADLRGAASEQPDVLRVVGNPTHGQNRTLRVTLRLHTGTLATAHGGLVLQEHEEFVLTLPASPLSATTVDVEHWRFAGYPHVLQGRQLCIFLDPAREWDPVRGGMRAYLSRLWSWLTDAAAGQFDASTAMYHAVGGVLHRTPGTPTLVIRTPVPDQRIQTGYLIARTEHRLDLAYSPPREGEAVRVPVVTIAGPLPLGGGTTFAQMLTYMDNPPFDHLRRVSPQTVAQSPAVLTTLAASAARNPGGSPQYLILAVPHPAGGPSHLLGARLPGPTADALRRMVHEQGSALNIDASRVRSDLLIEWCPVSDERPAVTTRRDDGAPIGGFFGKHVHVWGCGGLGSWIAEFVVRASASHVTVCDPGTVTGGLLARQNYVETDVGALKAQALARRLRLIDDAVSIHVHDGALPDAADLAAAEVIIDATVSIAVGHTLEHIAASEGPRPVLAQVATDTRTGTLGLLNVSAPATLQGPNSIDAAAGKIVLADPCLELYHPLWQETPHGDELVPTRGCSVPTFHGSSADLAAVAGTLTSFLGMHLTAPTSGTHLVALPHAAGSPHHRFLPFNNTPPVP, from the coding sequence GTGAGCGCCAAGAGGGGCCGGCCCACACCGACGGACTGGCAGAAACAAGCCCTGGCTGACCTGCGCGGGGCGGCGTCCGAGCAGCCGGACGTGCTGCGTGTGGTCGGTAATCCGACCCACGGTCAGAACCGTACGCTCCGAGTGACGCTGCGGCTTCATACCGGGACCCTGGCCACCGCTCACGGCGGCTTGGTTCTGCAGGAGCACGAAGAGTTCGTCCTGACCTTGCCTGCCTCACCGCTGTCCGCAACCACCGTCGATGTTGAGCACTGGAGATTCGCCGGCTACCCGCATGTCCTCCAAGGCCGCCAGTTGTGCATCTTCCTGGACCCCGCCCGCGAGTGGGATCCGGTGCGCGGGGGCATGCGGGCGTATCTGAGCCGACTGTGGTCCTGGCTGACGGACGCGGCAGCGGGCCAGTTCGATGCCTCGACGGCGATGTATCACGCCGTCGGCGGAGTGCTCCATCGCACGCCCGGCACCCCGACTCTGGTCATACGCACTCCCGTCCCCGACCAGCGGATCCAGACTGGCTACCTGATCGCGCGCACCGAGCACCGCCTGGATCTGGCCTACAGTCCGCCCCGGGAGGGCGAGGCAGTACGGGTACCAGTAGTCACCATTGCGGGGCCGCTGCCGCTCGGCGGCGGTACCACCTTCGCCCAAATGCTGACTTACATGGACAATCCTCCGTTTGACCACCTGCGGAGGGTCTCACCGCAGACAGTCGCCCAGTCTCCGGCGGTGTTGACGACGCTCGCGGCCAGCGCGGCCCGTAACCCCGGCGGCTCCCCGCAGTACCTGATCCTGGCCGTCCCGCACCCTGCGGGCGGCCCGTCCCATCTGTTGGGCGCGCGTCTTCCTGGGCCGACCGCGGACGCGCTGCGGCGCATGGTCCATGAGCAGGGTTCCGCGCTGAACATCGACGCATCCCGCGTCCGCTCGGACCTGCTGATCGAATGGTGTCCTGTGTCCGATGAACGGCCCGCCGTGACCACACGTCGCGACGACGGGGCCCCCATCGGGGGCTTCTTCGGCAAACACGTGCACGTCTGGGGCTGCGGCGGTCTTGGCTCCTGGATCGCCGAGTTCGTCGTTCGTGCCAGCGCCTCCCACGTAACTGTGTGCGACCCCGGAACCGTCACTGGCGGTTTACTGGCCCGGCAGAACTATGTTGAGACTGATGTCGGGGCCCTCAAAGCGCAGGCCCTGGCTCGTCGGCTACGACTAATCGACGACGCCGTCTCGATCCACGTCCACGACGGCGCACTGCCCGATGCTGCAGATTTGGCAGCTGCCGAAGTCATTATCGACGCTACCGTCAGCATTGCTGTGGGGCATACCTTGGAGCACATCGCAGCCAGCGAGGGCCCCCGTCCGGTCCTGGCTCAGGTAGCCACAGACACCCGCACCGGCACACTGGGGCTGCTGAACGTCTCCGCACCCGCCACCCTTCAGGGGCCTAACAGCATCGACGCTGCCGCCGGGAAGATCGTACTGGCCGACCCCTGCCTGGAGCTGTATCACCCACTGTGGCAGGAAACTCCGCATGGTGACGAACTTGTACCGACACGCGGCTGTTCGGTACCAACCTTCCACGGGTCATCGGCCGACCTTGCCGCTGTCGCCGGAACACTGACGTCCTTCCTGGGCATGCACCTGACCGCTCCCACCTCGGGCACTCATCTGGTCGCGCTACCCCACGCCGCCGGATCGCCCCATCACCGCTTCCTGCCCTTTAACAACACACCGCCCGTGCCCTGA
- a CDS encoding cyclic GMP-AMP synthase DncV-like nucleotidyltransferase: protein MQLADHFNEFLRTTVNLGQVKLDLLDTRVEAIYRALKADEEIGSLVLGKTPQGSWAHRTIIDPVGGSEFDADVMLLMAENPDWSKNPKTYVEEVYAALHRHSIYKNMPHSRKCRCVRLVYSNSMHVDIVPYVVLTDGREVIVNRDEDTWENTNSQGFTTWMRTQDQSAQGNLRKVIRLMKFLRDHKGSFTGTRSVILTTLLGNQVCESKKFADPGYYRDVPTALLHIVSDLDTYLQANVIKPLVADPSGSGVTFDHRWEQSTYSYFRERIHKHAAEIRNAYDAEDKDTSLRLWQDLFGPAFKAPVTATSSAKFPAAAAAVTAVSRPGRAG from the coding sequence ATGCAGCTCGCCGACCATTTCAACGAGTTCCTGCGCACCACCGTGAATCTGGGCCAGGTGAAGCTCGACCTTCTCGATACTAGGGTGGAGGCGATCTACCGCGCCCTAAAAGCGGACGAGGAGATCGGCTCGCTGGTCCTGGGCAAGACCCCCCAGGGTTCCTGGGCGCATCGCACGATCATCGACCCTGTCGGCGGGTCGGAGTTCGATGCCGACGTGATGCTGCTGATGGCCGAGAATCCCGACTGGTCGAAGAACCCCAAGACATATGTCGAGGAGGTGTACGCGGCTCTGCACCGGCACAGCATCTACAAGAACATGCCACACTCGCGCAAGTGCCGGTGCGTGCGGTTGGTCTACAGCAACTCCATGCACGTGGACATCGTTCCCTACGTGGTTCTGACCGACGGCCGAGAGGTCATCGTCAACCGAGACGAGGACACCTGGGAGAACACCAATTCGCAGGGTTTCACCACTTGGATGCGCACTCAGGACCAAAGCGCGCAGGGGAATCTGCGCAAGGTCATCCGGTTGATGAAATTTCTGCGCGATCACAAGGGATCGTTCACCGGGACGCGGTCGGTGATCCTGACCACGCTGCTCGGCAATCAAGTATGCGAGTCCAAGAAGTTCGCCGATCCGGGCTACTACCGGGACGTGCCCACCGCGCTGTTGCACATCGTCAGCGACTTGGATACCTATCTCCAAGCTAATGTGATCAAGCCCTTGGTCGCTGACCCCTCCGGGTCAGGAGTCACCTTCGACCACCGTTGGGAACAGAGCACATACTCCTACTTCCGCGAACGCATCCACAAGCATGCCGCCGAGATACGTAACGCTTACGATGCCGAGGACAAGGACACAAGCCTGCGGCTGTGGCAGGACCTCTTCGGCCCTGCGTTCAAAGCCCCGGTGACAGCCACCAGCAGCGCCAAGTTCCCCGCGGCTGCCGCCGCCGTCACGGCTGTCTCGCGGCCCGGTCGTGCCGGGTGA
- a CDS encoding glutamate ligase domain-containing protein, producing MTEAEGGGRKIAVLGEMLELGAEALEAHRSVGRMAAENGIDLVVAVGGDLAKQLALAAGAAGVPDVAMVADNATAAAYVNSLLRPGDVVLTKASRGGMLWQVAQALTGQPVTGI from the coding sequence ATGACCGAGGCAGAAGGCGGCGGCCGAAAGATCGCCGTGCTCGGAGAAATGCTGGAACTGGGCGCCGAAGCCCTGGAGGCCCACAGATCGGTCGGGCGCATGGCCGCCGAAAACGGCATCGATCTCGTTGTGGCCGTCGGAGGAGACCTCGCAAAACAACTCGCACTCGCCGCGGGCGCAGCAGGCGTGCCGGACGTGGCGATGGTCGCCGACAACGCGACCGCCGCGGCCTACGTCAACTCGCTCCTCCGCCCCGGAGACGTTGTGCTGACGAAGGCTTCGCGCGGCGGCATGTTGTGGCAGGTCGCCCAGGCCCTCACCGGACAGCCTGTCACCGGAATCTGA
- a CDS encoding C39 family peptidase: protein MCRQLIAPAEWDLHGGWALGERTEWSNRACGLASLRMILLAYGCAAPSVTELLKLAVKQEVLTSRGALHAGIANLASELGVASRAEPVPAESLLTRLEEAPLIMSVTEQFPDDGRKGGHLVIARGYEDGTDPDVLLRDPSAWGQTHDRVPLSRLTASYTGRAITFAPLTQNGESR, encoded by the coding sequence ATGTGCCGGCAGCTCATCGCCCCCGCGGAATGGGACCTCCACGGAGGGTGGGCCCTGGGAGAGCGGACCGAGTGGTCCAACCGGGCGTGCGGCCTGGCATCACTGCGAATGATCCTGCTCGCCTACGGTTGTGCAGCGCCATCGGTCACCGAGCTGCTGAAGCTCGCGGTCAAGCAGGAGGTTCTGACCTCACGTGGAGCGCTGCATGCCGGCATCGCCAACCTGGCCTCTGAGCTCGGCGTAGCGTCCCGCGCCGAGCCAGTCCCGGCGGAATCCCTGCTCACCCGCCTCGAAGAAGCCCCACTGATCATGTCGGTAACCGAGCAGTTCCCCGATGACGGCCGCAAAGGCGGACACCTGGTCATCGCCCGCGGCTACGAGGACGGCACCGACCCCGACGTCCTCCTCCGCGACCCGTCCGCCTGGGGACAGACACACGACCGCGTACCGCTGAGCCGTCTGACCGCCTCCTACACCGGCCGCGCCATCACGTTCGCCCCCCTTACCCAGAATGGAGAGTCCCGATGA
- a CDS encoding ATP-grasp domain-containing protein, whose product MTLFLDAGSGSFVQQATQALRDWGQEQQRLGVALIYGPVSLEDRLYHSKCPVEQRSVTALAGALEMIGARWKVLDPCKPTFIPELAGYDVALSNLHGPFGEDGRLQGLLDYIRMPYCGSGVAASAMAADKILCKRVMESLGVPTPGWWVWTGGPADWTGRPVMVKPPFGGSSVGMSLVRDQGALPMALANAARDEGDPVLVEDYIPGTPLTVGLLEMPGGAVLSFPPLATEVTEADFYDADTKLDADSSGAVTVRAADLTLALLAEITGYARTLWDGMGLRGSARVDFMLTESGQVNALEVNTTPGMSRDSNFAVGGAMVGLRHTDLVLAMLHEALTRPPYDVPLPTPAFAVSTPTREAVVSP is encoded by the coding sequence ATGACGCTCTTCCTCGACGCCGGCTCCGGCAGTTTCGTACAGCAGGCCACCCAAGCACTTCGCGACTGGGGGCAGGAGCAGCAGAGGCTCGGCGTGGCTCTGATCTACGGACCGGTCAGCCTTGAGGACCGCCTCTACCACTCGAAGTGCCCCGTGGAGCAGCGCTCCGTGACTGCGCTGGCAGGCGCTTTGGAAATGATCGGCGCCCGTTGGAAGGTGCTGGACCCTTGCAAGCCAACCTTCATCCCCGAACTGGCCGGATACGACGTGGCCCTCTCGAACCTTCACGGCCCGTTCGGCGAGGACGGACGCTTGCAAGGGCTCCTGGACTACATCCGTATGCCGTACTGCGGAAGCGGCGTCGCCGCATCGGCGATGGCCGCCGACAAGATCCTCTGCAAGCGAGTCATGGAGAGCTTAGGCGTCCCCACACCCGGCTGGTGGGTGTGGACGGGCGGTCCTGCGGACTGGACCGGGAGACCGGTGATGGTCAAGCCGCCCTTCGGCGGCTCCAGCGTCGGGATGAGCCTGGTCCGAGATCAAGGGGCTCTTCCGATGGCCCTGGCGAACGCGGCTCGTGATGAGGGAGATCCCGTACTGGTCGAGGACTACATCCCCGGCACGCCGCTCACCGTAGGACTGCTGGAGATGCCCGGAGGCGCAGTACTCAGCTTCCCGCCGCTGGCTACCGAGGTCACCGAGGCCGACTTCTACGACGCCGACACCAAGCTCGACGCGGACTCCAGCGGCGCGGTGACAGTCAGGGCCGCGGACCTGACGCTCGCGCTGCTGGCTGAGATCACCGGCTACGCCAGAACCCTGTGGGATGGAATGGGCCTGCGCGGCTCCGCCCGGGTCGACTTCATGCTCACCGAAAGCGGCCAGGTGAACGCGCTGGAGGTCAACACAACACCGGGCATGTCCCGCGACAGCAACTTCGCCGTGGGTGGGGCCATGGTCGGGCTCAGACATACAGACCTCGTGCTGGCGATGCTTCACGAGGCCCTGACTCGTCCGCCATACGATGTCCCCCTGCCCACTCCCGCGTTCGCCGTCTCCACACCGACACGGGAGGCTGTCGTCTCACCGTAG
- the dapF gene encoding diaminopimelate epimerase, producing the protein MHFRKIHGAGNDFVFLSEPAPESGDDWARAAQQLCARRTGVGADGLIISRLISTDPALIEVACFNADGSTATMCGNALRCTAWAASKDHGLKEMGLLMAGVTHEAVVSDDAVWVTAQVGAIHAHRVQAVINGKPTWFDSVHTGTEHVVAVVNEVNAVDAVMVGRLIRHHADLAPLGTNVNFVQATSGQELRIRTYERGVEAETLSCGSGAVAAVVIATMRGLVARRPVTVHNQSGQPLTVRPHLDGPARTQWVGGPVTHTFEGVLA; encoded by the coding sequence ATGCACTTTCGCAAGATTCACGGAGCCGGTAACGATTTCGTCTTCCTCTCCGAACCCGCGCCGGAAAGCGGCGACGACTGGGCGAGGGCGGCCCAACAGCTCTGTGCCAGACGGACTGGCGTGGGCGCTGACGGCCTGATCATCAGCAGGCTGATCAGCACAGACCCGGCCTTAATCGAAGTTGCGTGCTTCAACGCGGACGGTTCGACCGCGACCATGTGCGGGAACGCCCTGCGCTGCACCGCCTGGGCGGCGAGCAAAGACCACGGTCTCAAGGAGATGGGCCTCCTCATGGCCGGGGTGACGCACGAGGCCGTCGTGAGCGATGACGCTGTGTGGGTCACAGCCCAAGTCGGAGCCATCCACGCTCATCGTGTCCAGGCAGTCATCAACGGCAAACCAACCTGGTTCGACAGCGTGCACACCGGTACCGAACACGTCGTAGCGGTCGTGAATGAGGTAAACGCCGTCGACGCCGTCATGGTCGGCCGTCTCATCCGCCACCACGCCGACCTCGCCCCGCTCGGCACGAACGTCAACTTCGTCCAAGCCACCAGTGGGCAAGAGCTGCGCATCCGCACCTACGAGCGCGGCGTAGAGGCCGAGACCCTGTCCTGCGGCAGCGGAGCGGTGGCGGCCGTCGTCATCGCGACCATGCGCGGGCTGGTCGCCCGCCGGCCCGTCACTGTCCACAACCAGTCTGGACAACCGCTGACGGTACGTCCGCATCTGGACGGTCCGGCACGTACCCAGTGGGTCGGCGGCCCCGTCACTCACACCTTCGAAGGAGTACTCGCATGA
- a CDS encoding NUDIX domain-containing protein — protein sequence MSVGDDQIVKELSHYIHGRPAETMALMPLYDAARDHAQRGACLHGHRCPLVMTGAIVMDQHHRVLALRHEGSFSLAEAVPEAQDDSLSGAALRLLAEETGIRDVWTEPGSEGPFLVDMARAEPEYGPRIRVGFRYLFRAHSGAVFPAMIETGAAAWVPLAGIGIPSVRNRLQGHLVSVV from the coding sequence GTGAGCGTCGGAGACGACCAGATCGTCAAGGAACTTTCCCACTACATCCACGGGCGTCCCGCGGAGACCATGGCGCTCATGCCCCTGTATGACGCGGCGCGCGATCACGCGCAACGCGGGGCTTGCCTGCACGGCCACCGCTGTCCTCTAGTGATGACGGGTGCGATCGTTATGGACCAGCACCACCGCGTGCTGGCCCTGAGGCACGAGGGCAGCTTCTCCCTCGCCGAGGCCGTTCCCGAGGCCCAGGACGACTCACTCAGCGGCGCAGCCCTTCGTCTGCTTGCCGAAGAGACCGGCATCCGCGACGTGTGGACCGAACCCGGCAGCGAGGGCCCCTTCCTGGTCGACATGGCGAGAGCTGAGCCCGAATACGGCCCTCGCATCAGGGTGGGCTTTCGATATCTCTTCCGCGCCCACTCGGGTGCCGTGTTCCCCGCCATGATCGAAACCGGCGCAGCCGCCTGGGTACCACTCGCTGGGATCGGTATCCCGTCCGTCCGAAACCGCCTGCAAGGCCACTTGGTCAGCGTCGTATGA
- a CDS encoding helix-turn-helix domain-containing protein, with the protein MTSPSSSVQEARKALGQRLREIRSEAGLSKRALAALLGWHESKCSRFESGTRAPSEPDLRSWASACGAAGAAEDLVSTARGIDGMYVDWRRMERSGLKRAQESVLPLWERTQRFRIYSHALIPGPVQTSSYINALLTSIQNRRGLINDVPEAVKIRVDKQEIVYGNHRFAILLEESALRKRIGGTDVLAGQLGYLLSAAALPSVSIGIIPEDADRSGLWPVENFFLFDDHTVNVELVSAHLTITQRHEIALYAQAFTDLTDLAVYGVPARELITAAIDSLG; encoded by the coding sequence ATGACCTCACCATCTTCGAGTGTCCAGGAAGCGCGCAAGGCCCTCGGTCAACGCCTGCGTGAGATCCGGAGCGAAGCCGGACTCAGCAAGCGGGCGTTGGCCGCGCTTCTGGGCTGGCACGAGTCGAAATGCTCTCGCTTCGAGAGCGGCACACGTGCGCCCTCCGAGCCCGACCTTCGCTCCTGGGCGTCGGCCTGCGGCGCGGCCGGCGCGGCGGAGGATCTCGTCTCGACGGCCCGCGGAATCGACGGCATGTACGTCGACTGGCGCCGGATGGAGCGCTCTGGCCTCAAGCGGGCTCAGGAGTCCGTGCTGCCCCTGTGGGAGCGAACGCAGCGCTTCCGTATCTACTCGCACGCCCTGATCCCGGGCCCCGTACAGACCTCCTCGTACATCAACGCCCTCCTGACTTCTATCCAGAACCGCCGCGGTCTCATCAACGATGTGCCGGAGGCCGTCAAGATCCGGGTCGACAAGCAGGAGATCGTGTACGGGAACCACCGATTCGCCATACTTCTGGAAGAGTCAGCGCTCCGAAAGCGCATCGGTGGAACTGACGTACTGGCGGGACAGCTCGGCTATCTTCTGAGCGCTGCGGCCCTTCCTTCGGTAAGCATCGGAATCATCCCCGAGGACGCCGACCGCTCGGGTCTGTGGCCCGTTGAGAACTTCTTCCTGTTCGACGACCACACCGTCAACGTCGAGCTCGTCTCGGCTCACCTCACCATTACGCAGCGGCATGAAATTGCCCTGTACGCCCAGGCATTCACGGACCTGACCGATCTGGCTGTCTACGGTGTCCCGGCGCGCGAGCTGATCACGGCAGCCATCGATTCGCTCGGGTGA